From the genome of Vicia villosa cultivar HV-30 ecotype Madison, WI linkage group LG2, Vvil1.0, whole genome shotgun sequence, one region includes:
- the LOC131648926 gene encoding uncharacterized protein LOC131648926, which produces MDCTQAHKVCYGTHMLAVEADDWWLVTLQRLEAAGEEITWVVFRREFLRKYYPESRAAPGQRTSGGDAPAPIVCFKCGKVGHKSTYCTDEVKKCFRCGKTGHMMSECRHKGVVCFNCGEEGHIGSQCQKPKKAQAGGKVFALASTQTGTEDRLIRGTCFINSMSLITIIDTSATHWFIVAECVERLGLVLYSMNGEMVVEVPTKGSVTTSLVCLKCLLSIFDRDFVIDLVYLPLAGLDIRQLLEEEAEMFSLMATLSIENLNIINELPVVREFPEVFPDEIPDVPPERGIEFMIDLVPGTRPVSMALYRMSV; this is translated from the exons ATGGATTGTACTCAGGCACATAAAGTTTGCTATGGGACACATATGCTAGCAGtcgaagctgacgactggtggctaGTAACTCTTCAAAGATTAGAAGCTGCAGGTGAAGAAATCACTTGGGTTGTGTTCcgaagagagtttctgaggaagtATTATCCTGAGAGT AGGGCTGCTCCGGGCCagagaacaagtgggggagatgctcctgctccGATTGTGTGTTTTAAGTGTGGAAAGGTTGGTCACAAGAGTACTTACTGCACTGACGAAGTTAAGAAGTGTTTCCGTTGTGGTAAAACTGGTCATATGATGTCTGAATGTAGACATAAAGGAGTGGTTTGTTTTAATTGCGGCGAAGAAGGACACATTGGAAGTCAATGTCAGAAGCCGAAGAAGgcacaagctggtggtaaggtgttcgcgtTGGCTAGTACTCAGACAGGCACTGAGGACAGACTCAttagaggtacttgtttcatcaATAGTATgtctttaattactattatcgatactaGTGCTACACATTGGTTTATTGTTGCTGAATGCGTTGAAAGATTGGGTCTTGTGTTATATTCTATGAATGGCGAGATGGTAGTTGAGgttccaactaaaggatctgtgACTACATCTCTTGTTTGTTTAAAGTGTCTGTTGTCGATCTTCGACAGGGACTTTGTTATTGATTTAGTGTATTTGCCGTTAGCCGGGCTAGAC ATACGACAGTTGTTGGAAGAAGAAGCAGAGATGTTCTCGTTGATGGCAACATTGTCAATCGAGAATCTGAATATCATCAATGAGCTACCTGTGGTGCgagaatttcctgaagttttTCCTGACGAAATCCCTGACGTGCCGCCAGAAAGAGGAATTGAGTTTatgattgatcttgtacctggtaccagacctgtttctatggcacTGTATAGGATGTctgtgtaa
- the LOC131648927 gene encoding uncharacterized protein LOC131648927: MVDSIGYAQTESGAKKQQISMMLRDHSNNMLNCTLWESYADQFIKFNKVRVAASLPTVVLLQYAKVKEEGKYPLSVTNTYNVTLLCVDADFPIMKDFIDRMPEESKVTLSDQLGGNSQYSSQSSENQQLTPVQKLFSKAVVLPIAEIIQLTDVTFCATVATTKLLVASPFGWFYRACHMCQSIARGDSPPFECEAGHETMAEVLRYKIEIEVTHGGQSCNFVFWNRECEMLLGLSASQLRNTMIQLFK, encoded by the exons ATGGTGGATAGTATTGGTTATGCACAGACTGAGTCAGGTGCAAAGAAGCAGCAAATTAGCATGATGTTGCGTGATCACAG CAACAACATGTTGAACTGTACTCTGTGGGAATCATACGCGGATCAGTTCATCAAGTTTAACAAAGTTAGGGTTGCTGCATCACTACCTACAGTTGTGTTGCTTCAGTATGCCAAAGTGAAGGAAGAAG GAAAGTATCCTCTGTCTGTGACAAACACCTACAATGTGACCCTTTTATGTGTTGATGCTGATTTTCCGATCATGAAAGACTTTATTGATAG AATGCCTGAGGAGAGCAAGGTAACCCTCTCTGACCAACTTGGAGGGAATTCCCAATATTCCTCCCAAAGTTCTGAAAATCAACAACTCACTCCTGTGCAAAAATTGTTCTCAAAGGCTGTTGTTTTGCCTATTGCTGAGATTATTCAACTTACGGAT GTTACATTTTGCGCTACTGTCGCTACAACAAAATTATTAGTAGCATCTCCGTTTGGATGGTTCTATCGTGCCTGCCATATGTGTCAATCTATAGCGCGCGGGGACAGCCCCCCCTTTGAGTGTGAAGCTGGTCATGAAACCATGGCTGAAGTCCTTAG GTATAAGATTGAAATTGAGGTTACTCACGGGGGCCAAAGCTGCAATTTTGTCTTCTGGAACAGAGAATGTGAAATGCTGTTGGGTTTATCTGCATCGCAACTTCGTAACACTATGATTCAG TTGTTTAAATAG
- the LOC131648928 gene encoding uncharacterized protein LOC131648928 — METDVVKNIAPQTSIARKRRKLILKAKRDYRNRVRSSNLTSHLNHNFTSSVTYETTIETAMARKRRKIILDNRKRLRNLFNTEVSRVQNTNNIVSQSQNMDHASTSNYNMSSQSMDHPSTSNHNMSVESHYEDNNDSNSDNNLDSSNSFDSDEDSDPAQLQEAHLQEYYDIGDQSYECAHCQACMWYQEKVNRHKITATPRFYRCCRGGKIVLPFLEQPPQVLQHLLFNKTYSDSKNYQANIRTYNAMFSFTSPGMKFDTTYSKRGGPPTLRLQGQTCHRIGTLLPERGQPPQYAQLYIYDTDNEVEHRIKCFKDNKGIERPVVKKLKMMLDENNVHAKAFRMARDVLRTNSFTDLKLRLISDRSEDGRVYNKPTVSEVAALIVGDIDSADKRDILIQRRNGGLQRIDEFHPAYLAYQYPLIFPYGEDGYRKNIMHRYRHETEVTKRNRQSIKDWFSYRLQQRRKEAKTLLYSRRLFQQFLVDGYAMMESERLDWLRNNQSKLRVGKYNNLAAQTDGDTRNEHQKRGKRVVLPSTFVGSKRYMDQLYFDGMAISSQLGFPDLFVTFTCNPNWPEIKRALSGTGLQPRDRPDIISKVFKIKFDTLMDDITKHHVVGKVIACYDRITAAVSTNSNQPVDEIQQYLDCRYVSPSEACWRIYSYNIHGRKPAVERMFYHLVGEKPIYYTDYARMENVLETASVTESMFTAWLVANAKYEEAQTLTYGQFVSKFVYHKKQREWKPRKKGFTIGRLICVPPTTGELFYLRMMLTVAKGPTTYEEIRTVDNIQYDTFRDACFAMGFLEDDKEYIAAIKEASHWGTGHFLRKLFVIMLLSGAVNRPAHVWEQTWLLLSDGVLHTQRALAANPELDLTQEELQNLTLIEIEKLLQANRRTLKDFSPIPYPDAYVLEQLGNRLIYDERNYDTASMNSEFENLFAVLQQRSIYEKIIHAVESQKPAVFFLYGYGGTGKTYMWRTLAAALRSKHDICLTVATSGIASLLLPGGRTAHSKFRIPVPTMDNSTCKVEFNGDVADMLRQTKLIIWDEAPMAHKYAIESLDRTLKDVMSADKNSTDVFGGKVVVFGGDFRQILPVVPRGSRSDIVHCAINASYIWHSVEVLTLTRNMRLRTGSTQTDKNEIAQFLDWLLRIGEGRISEPNDGTAEINIPPDILITEFDDPIVAIVNSTYPDFINNFQCVDYLKSRAILASTLEIVDQINDHILNLMPGEIRDYYSANSVDKSEIHDPAVVDILTPEFLSSLRTSGLPNHHLKLKVGTPIMLMRNIDQAEGLCNDTRLCITKMAAHVLEASIMGGKGLGNLGQSLDNVGLYLPKDVFTHGQIYVALSRVTTKKGIKILIHDEEKKFREKTTNVVYKEVFNNV, encoded by the exons ATGGAAACAGATGTAGTTAAAAACATTGCTCCTCAAACATCCATTGCAAGAAAGAGGAGAAAGCTTATTCTTAAAGCAAAGAGGGATTATCGAAACCGTGTCAGATCAAGCAACCTCACTTCCCATCTAAATCATAATTTTACATCTTCTGTAACATAtgaaaccactattgaaacggctATGGCTAGAAAGAGAAGGAAAATAATCTTGGATAACAGAAAAAGATTGAGAAATTTGTTCAATACTGAAGTTAGTAGGGTTCAAAATACAAACAACATTGTTAGTCAAAGTCAGAACATGGATCATGCATCTACTTCAAATTATAATATGTCAAGTCAGTCCATGGATCATCCATCTACCTCAAATCATAATATGTCTGTTGAATCTCATTATGAGGACAATAATGACTCCAACTCTGACAATAATTTAGATTCTTCAAATAGTTTCGACTCTGACGAAGATTCAGACCCGGCACAATTACAGGAGGCCCATCTTCAAG AATATTACGATATTGGCGACCAAAGTTATGAATGCGCACACTGCCAAGCATGTATGTGGTACCAGGAAAAAGTCAATAGACACAAAATTACAGCAACTCCTCGCTTTTATCGTTGTTGCCGTGGAGGAAAAATTGTTCTTCCGTTCCTTGAACAACCTCCACAGGTGTTGCAACATCttctatttaataaaacatattcagATAGTAAAAACTACCAGGCTAACATACGAACATACAACGCAATGTTCTCATTCACTTCCCCTGGAATGAAGTTCGACACAACATACTCTAAAAGAGGAGGACCCCCTACTTTGAGACTGCAGGGTCAGACCTGTCATCGAATTGGTACACTGCTGCCAGAAAGAGGGCAACCTCCGCAATATGCTCAATTATACATCTATGACACGGACAATGAAGTTGAACACAGAATAAAATGTTTCAA GGACAATAAAGGCATCGAGCGACCGGTTGTCAAAAAGCTCAAGATGATGTTAGATGAGAACAATGTTCATGCCAAAGCTTTTAGAATGGCAAGGGATGTTTTAAGGACAAATTCTTTCACAGATTTAAAACTCAGGCTTATTTCTGATAGATCCGAAGATGGCCGTGTTTACAACAAACCTACGGTCTCAGAAGTAGCTGCACTCATTGTGGGAGACATTGATTCTGCTGATAAAAGGGACATCTTAATTCAGCGCCGCAATGGTGGTTTGCAACGAATAGATGAGTTTCACCCAGCATATTTGGCTTATCAGTATCCTCTTATATTTCCTTATGGGGAAGATGGTTATAGGAAAAATATAATGCACAGATATCGCCATGAAACTGAGGTCACTAAGAGAAACCGTCAAAGCATTAAGGATTGGTTTTCTTACCGGTTACAACAACGTCGCAAAGAGGCAAAAACACTACTTTACTCAAGACGCCTATTTCAACAATTCTTAGTCGACGGCTATGCTATGATGGAATCCGAACGACTGGATTGGTTGAGAAATAATCAGTCGAAATTAAGAGTGGGCAAATATAATAATTTGGCCGCTCAAACTGATGGCGATACAAGAAATGAACACCAAAAGCGAGGAAAACGAGTTGTTCTGCCATCAACATTTGTTGGTAGCAAGAGATATATGGATCAACTATATTTTGACGGTATGGCCATTTCAAGTCAATTGGGATTCCCTGATTTATTTGTTACTTTTACCTGCAACCCAAATTGGCCTGAAATTAAAAGAGCATTGTCAGGCACAGGTCTACAACCCCGTGATAGGCCAGATATCATttcaaaagttttcaaaataaagTTTGATACCCTCATGGATGATATTACAAAACACCATGTCGTTGGAAAAGTGATTGCAT gctatgacagaataacagcagcagTTTCAACAAATAGCAatcaacctgttgatgagatccaACAATATCTCGACTGCAGGTATGTCTCTCCCAGTGAAGCATGCTGGCGCATTTACTCTTACAATATTCATGGCAGAAAACCAGCTGTGGAACGTATGTTCTATCATTTGGTTGGGGAAAAACCTATATACTATACAGATTATGCACGCATGGAAAATGTGCTGGAAACTGCAAGTGTGACTGAATCAATGTTTACTGCATGGCTGGTAGCAAATGCTAAATATGAAGAGGCACAAACATTAACTTATGGTCAATTTGTCTCAAAGTTTGTTTATCACAAAAAACAGAGAGAATGGAAACCGCGGAAAAAAGGCTTCACCATTGGTCGTCTCATATGCGTTCCGCCAACAACTGGTGAACTGTTTTACCTGCGCATGATGTTGACAGTGGCAAAAGGACCAACAACATATGAGGAAATCAGGACCGTGGATAACATTCAGTATGATACATTCAGAGATGCATGCTTTGCAATGGGATTTCTTGAAGACGACAAAGAATACATAGCTGCTATAAAGGAGGCAAGTCATTGGGGGACTGGTCATTTTCTTCGAAAACTGTTTGTTATCATGCTTTTGTCTGGTGCTGTTAATCGCCCTGCACATGTTTGGGAACAAACTTGGctcctattatctgatggtgtctTACATACACAAAGAGCATTGGCTGCTAATCCAG AATTGGACCTCACACAAGAAGAGTTACAAAATTTGACTTTAATAGAAATTGAGAAACTGCTTCAGGCAAATAGAAGGACACTAAAGGATTTTAGTCCTATTCCATATCCGGATGCTTATGTTCTTGAACAGTTGGGAAACAGGCTCATATATGATGAGCGTAATTATGATACAGCATCAATGAACTCAGAATTTGAAAATCTGTTTGCTGTCTTACAG CAAAgaagtatttatgaaaaaatcATCCACGCTGTGGAGTCTCAAAAACCTGCGGTTTTCTTCCTTTATGGTTATGGTGGTACCGGAAAAACATATATGTGGAGAACACTCGCAGCTGCATTAAGATCAAAACACGATATATGTTTAACTGTTGCAACTAGCGGTATAGCATCATTGTTACTTCCAGGAGGTAGAACTGCACATTCAAAGTTCAGGATACCGGTACCAACTATGGACAATTCTACTTGCAAGGTTGAATTCAACGGTGATGTCGCAGACATGTTACGACAGACAAAGCTTATAATATGGGATGAGGCACCAATGGCGCATAAGTATGCAATAGAATCGCTTGACAGAACTTTGAAAGATGTTATGAGCGCAGACAAAAATTCAACTGATGTATTCGGTGGAAAGGTTGTTGTTTTCGGGGGCGATTTCAGACAGATTTTACCTGTCGTCCCCAGAGGCAGTCGTTCCGATATTGTACATTGTGCCATAAATGCATCTTACATATGGCATTCAGTTGAGGTATTAACATTGACAAGAAACATGCGGCTACGAACAGGATCAACACAGACTGACAAAAATGAGATAGCACAGTTTTTAGATTGGCTTTTAAGAATAGGAGAGGGCCGAATATCTGAGCCTAATGACGGCACCGCCGAAATCAACATACCACCTGATATTCTGATAACAGAATTTGATGATCCAATCGTGGCCATTGTCAATAGCACATACCctgatttcataaataatttccaatgtgttgattACCTTAAAAGTCGAGCGATACTTGCCTCTACACTGGAGATTGTTGATCAGATCAATGACCATATACTTAACTTGATGCCAG GAGAGATTCGTGACtactacagcgcaaattcagttgACAAGTCTGAGATTCATGACCCAGCAGTAGTTGATATCCTCACACCAGAATTTCTAAGTTCCCTCCGAACATCAGGATTGCCAAACCATCACTTAAAACTAAAGGTTGGGACACCTATAATGCTCATGAGAAATATAGATCAGGCTGAAGGTTTATGTAACGACACAAGGCTGTGTATAACAAAGATGGCAGCCCATGTACTGGAGGCTTCAATAATGGGTGGTAAAGGTTTGGGAAATTTG GGACAGTCATTGGATAACGTTGGTTTGTACTTACCGAAAGATGTATTCACACATGGCCAGATTTATGTCGCATTGTCAAGAGTAACAACAAAAAAGGGAATCAAAATACTGATacatgatgaagaaaagaaattcaGGGAGAAAACTACAAATGTTGTGTATAAAGAAGTTTTTAACAATGTCTAA
- the LOC131646116 gene encoding uncharacterized protein LOC131646116, producing the protein MSQARSSPDRLELQTPWKQLTVERILSGSHENDYVMEKWKKQHERLNRVDDGGKVSVEAARIVENKGDDGDGNEYIMISSDSEREMSPIQEEYEEAYWTREVLDVKKFCSNVMHIPAEIVEKCGLAGMSEITLNDVDNGYPYECNVKKRPKKNETYLYGEWFDYVRAAELKEGDKVHFVIYYPPVLDIMVTVERSGDRS; encoded by the exons GTTGGAGTTGCAAACTCCATGGAAGCAGCTCACAGTTGAGAGGATACTGAGTGGGTCACATGAGAATGATTATGTTATGGAGAAATGGAAGAAACAACATGAAAGATTGAATCGTGTCGATGATGGCGGTAAAGTTTCTGTAGAGGCTGccaggattgttgaaaataaagg GGATGATGGAGATGGGAATGAATACATAATGATATCTTCTGATAGTGAGAG GGAAATGAGTCCTATACAGGAAGAGTACGAAGAAGCGTACTGGACTCGTGAAGTTCTTGATGTAAAGAAGTTTTGCTCAAATGTTATG CATATTCCTGCAGAAATAGTAGAGAAATGTGGGCTAGCTGGAATGTCAGAGATTACCCTCAATGATGTGGACAACGGGTACCCATATGAGTGCAATGTGAAGAAGAggccaaaaaaaaatgaaacatattTGTATGGAGAATGGTTTGACTATGTAAGGGCAGCGGAATTGAAAGAAGGTGATAAAGTGCACTTTGTGATTTATTACCCGCCAGTGTTAGATATTATGGTAACAGTGGAGCGCAGTGGTGATCGTTCATAG